A window from Deltaproteobacteria bacterium encodes these proteins:
- a CDS encoding acyl-CoA synthetase translates to MRTYEHYNIVTDCLDKHASDTSKMALLFVDEALSVHFFTFCELAESSRRFSAGLVHHGFKAGDRLVLRFPNGPKFPVAFLGAARIGVILIPSSPLLTEGELDFLVQDSEAKGVVTPENFSEFAGDESSKFEMMPVSKSGPAFWLYTSGTEGQPKAVIHAHRSIPAHDERVRLWQDLKSDDVVFNTSSLNWSYALTCGLLDVWRHGAAVAVYSGEITPEKIGRVIQECGVTVFMSVPGIYRKLAGYFREGAMPLQGVRVCLSAGEKLPGEVRHDFKKAVGLEIYEGLGMTEHSVYLVQRYGEPIVEGSCGRPLPGSRIAILREDLSECEPDEIGILASHRSCEGLMIGYHQTKSPPAPLCKGGKGGILEGPGFYGEWFLSGDLAYRDVGGNFFFVGRRDDVITAGGYRISPMEVEAVLNRHPAVLESAVIEREIEPGKTIVVAHVVGREAPACRSGRVSAPELIAHAAQHLAKYKLPREVVFVDSLPKTRNGKIRRKELLSKINP, encoded by the coding sequence ATGAGGACTTACGAGCATTACAATATTGTCACCGATTGTCTTGATAAACATGCGTCAGACACATCAAAAATGGCGCTTCTGTTCGTGGATGAGGCGCTGTCGGTTCATTTTTTCACCTTTTGCGAACTGGCCGAATCATCCCGCCGCTTTTCCGCCGGCCTTGTCCATCATGGTTTCAAGGCGGGTGACCGGCTTGTTTTACGCTTCCCCAACGGGCCCAAATTTCCTGTCGCCTTCCTCGGCGCCGCCCGCATCGGCGTCATTCTCATTCCCAGCTCTCCCCTTTTGACGGAAGGAGAGCTCGATTTTCTTGTTCAAGACAGCGAGGCAAAAGGAGTGGTGACGCCGGAGAATTTTTCGGAATTCGCGGGGGATGAATCATCCAAATTTGAAATGATGCCGGTATCAAAGTCGGGTCCCGCTTTTTGGCTCTACACCAGCGGCACGGAGGGGCAACCGAAAGCGGTGATCCATGCCCATCGGTCGATCCCCGCACATGATGAGCGGGTCCGGTTGTGGCAGGATCTTAAATCCGATGATGTGGTGTTCAACACAAGCTCGTTGAATTGGAGTTATGCTTTAACCTGCGGACTTTTGGATGTCTGGCGGCACGGGGCCGCTGTCGCGGTTTATTCCGGAGAGATAACGCCGGAGAAAATCGGCCGGGTGATTCAAGAATGTGGCGTGACGGTGTTTATGTCGGTGCCGGGGATTTATCGGAAATTGGCAGGATATTTCAGGGAAGGGGCAATGCCCCTACAGGGTGTCCGTGTCTGCCTCTCGGCCGGCGAAAAATTGCCGGGGGAGGTGCGGCATGATTTTAAAAAGGCCGTCGGTCTTGAAATTTACGAAGGGCTCGGAATGACGGAACATAGCGTCTATCTGGTCCAGCGTTATGGCGAACCGATTGTGGAAGGGTCATGCGGCAGGCCGTTGCCGGGGAGCCGTATCGCGATTTTGCGGGAAGATTTAAGCGAGTGTGAGCCGGATGAAATTGGGATTTTGGCGTCGCATCGGTCGTGTGAGGGGTTGATGATCGGGTATCATCAGACTAAATCCCCCCCGGCCCCCCTTTGCAAAGGGGGGAAAGGGGGGATTTTAGAAGGTCCGGGCTTTTACGGCGAATGGTTCCTCTCCGGCGACCTCGCCTATCGCGACGTGGGCGGAAATTTTTTCTTTGTCGGCCGTCGCGACGACGTCATCACCGCCGGCGGTTATCGGATTTCCCCCATGGAGGTTGAGGCGGTTTTAAACCGGCACCCGGCAGTCCTCGAATCGGCCGTGATCGAGAGGGAAATAGAACCAGGGAAGACGATTGTTGTTGCCCATGTTGTCGGGAGGGAAGCGCCTGCCTGCCGGTCAGGCAGGGTCTCCGCGCCCGAACTGATCGCCCATGCCGCCCAACATCTCGCCAAATACAAACTCCCCCGCGAAGTTGTTTTTGTCGACTCCCTGCCAAAGACAAGGAATGGAAAGATCAGGAGAAAAGAGCTTTTATCCAAAATTAACCCTTAA